A single window of Luteitalea sp. DNA harbors:
- a CDS encoding DUF4097 family beta strand repeat protein: protein MIVRSSVRLVVIASAIAVWAAPASAQEGRFERTLSVSGPVSLEVRTASGGITVRRGGTGVVQVTGTIRARRRWLEFGDVEGYIRHVEAQPPITQNGNRIRLALPEDERIRRRLSISYDVLVPGDTEVEAHSGSGSITVDGLQRNARTHTGSGSVRVSNVDGSVRADTGSGSVTLEAIGQAAEASTGSGSIEARGVGTDLDASTGSGRIVATLQGKGTVRAHTGSGSVDISGVNGAADVNSSSGGIRVDGDPSGDWKMHAASGSIVIDVPDEAAFRIDARSSSGSITVDHPLTVQGTVGRKTLQGTVRGGGSLLALSTASGSITVR from the coding sequence ATGATTGTGCGATCGAGCGTACGGCTCGTTGTAATTGCCTCCGCCATCGCGGTTTGGGCGGCGCCGGCATCGGCTCAGGAGGGACGTTTCGAGCGGACGCTTTCCGTGTCGGGGCCCGTATCGCTGGAAGTGCGGACCGCGTCCGGCGGTATTACGGTGCGGCGCGGTGGCACTGGTGTCGTCCAGGTGACCGGAACCATCCGTGCACGCAGGCGGTGGCTCGAATTTGGTGACGTCGAGGGCTACATCCGTCACGTCGAGGCGCAGCCGCCCATTACACAAAATGGGAACCGCATTCGACTGGCGTTACCCGAAGACGAGCGGATCAGGAGGCGGCTCTCCATCAGCTATGACGTCCTGGTGCCGGGCGACACCGAGGTCGAGGCGCACAGCGGTTCGGGCAGCATCACCGTGGATGGTCTGCAACGGAACGCGCGTACGCATACGGGCTCCGGCAGCGTGCGGGTCTCGAACGTCGACGGCAGTGTCCGCGCGGACACTGGCTCTGGTAGCGTGACGCTCGAGGCAATCGGCCAGGCAGCGGAGGCTTCGACCGGGAGCGGCTCCATCGAGGCGCGCGGCGTCGGCACCGATCTCGATGCCTCGACCGGGAGCGGGCGGATCGTCGCCACTCTTCAAGGCAAGGGCACGGTCAGGGCGCATACCGGATCGGGCTCCGTTGACATCTCAGGCGTCAACGGCGCCGCGGACGTCAACTCGAGCAGTGGGGGAATCCGCGTCGATGGCGACCCGAGCGGCGACTGGAAGATGCATGCCGCCTCCGGGAGCATCGTAATCGACGTGCCAGACGAGGCAGCTTTCCGCATCGACGCTCGGTCCAGCTCCGGTTCCATCACCGTTGATCATCCCTTGACCGTCCAGGGCACGGTCGGCCGAAAGACGCTTCAAGGCACCGTCCGAGGTGGCGGAAGCCTCCTGGCGCTCTCAACCGCCAGCGGGAGCATCACCGTGCGCTAG
- a CDS encoding PadR family transcriptional regulator → MADQRIDLPQGTLDLLILRTLVLGPRHGWAISERIRQVSSAVLSVQQGSLYPALHRLERRAWIKARWGTSDNNRRAKYYELTRAGRKQLETEADAWRKLTAAVAHVLEAG, encoded by the coding sequence ATGGCCGACCAACGTATCGATCTTCCGCAAGGCACCTTGGATCTCCTGATTCTCAGGACCCTCGTTCTTGGTCCACGCCACGGCTGGGCGATTTCCGAGCGGATTCGACAAGTGTCGAGCGCGGTTTTGAGCGTTCAGCAGGGATCGCTCTACCCCGCGCTGCACCGGCTCGAGCGCCGCGCGTGGATCAAGGCTCGCTGGGGCACGTCCGACAACAATCGTCGAGCGAAGTACTACGAGTTGACGCGAGCCGGCCGCAAACAGCTCGAGACGGAGGCCGACGCCTGGCGCAAGTTGACGGCTGCCGTGGCGCATGTCTTGGAGGCGGGCTGA
- a CDS encoding PQQ-binding-like beta-propeller repeat protein, with protein sequence MPPMFALVLWLTTALASATIATPADEPDWPQWRGPDRTGLSEETGLLTSWPDGGPKVAWSVDGLGAGYGSVAIQDDRIFLQGTDGKNSVVFALNRADGTQIWMTALGPTLEQDRGPGPRGTPTADGQQLYVLTEAGDLACMSVKDGTIIWQRNILKDFGGENPNWHISESPLIDGNHVIVTPGGEGAGIVALDKGTGKTVWTTKELSDPAGYSSCLVAEVQGVRTIMGFTSRAGVGVRASDGKLMWRYEPVSNRVANIATPIIHDDKVFYTSAYDTGGALLGLKAENGEVRAEEVYFSRDMQNHHGGVVLVDGYLYGFSNMILTSMEFATGKTMWRDRSVGKGTLTYADGHLYLFGENNVVGLAEATPKGYNEKGRFEVADQGLPSWSHPVVVGGKLYIRNQGTLAAYEIKAGS encoded by the coding sequence ATGCCGCCAATGTTTGCTCTCGTGCTGTGGTTAACCACGGCTCTGGCGTCGGCAACCATCGCCACGCCGGCCGACGAGCCGGACTGGCCTCAGTGGCGTGGGCCAGATCGCACTGGCCTCTCGGAAGAGACCGGGCTGTTGACATCCTGGCCCGATGGCGGTCCGAAGGTGGCTTGGTCCGTGGATGGCCTGGGAGCCGGTTATGGCTCCGTTGCCATCCAAGATGATCGGATCTTTCTCCAGGGGACGGATGGGAAGAACAGTGTCGTCTTCGCGCTGAATCGAGCCGACGGCACGCAGATCTGGATGACCGCGCTCGGTCCGACGTTGGAGCAAGACCGTGGTCCGGGACCTCGCGGCACACCGACGGCGGACGGTCAACAGCTCTATGTGTTGACCGAGGCCGGCGACCTCGCGTGCATGAGCGTGAAGGACGGGACGATCATCTGGCAGCGCAACATTCTGAAGGACTTCGGCGGCGAGAATCCCAACTGGCACATCAGCGAGTCTCCCCTCATCGACGGCAACCACGTCATCGTCACGCCCGGCGGCGAGGGTGCGGGCATCGTGGCGCTCGACAAGGGTACCGGGAAGACCGTGTGGACCACGAAGGAGCTCAGCGATCCTGCTGGATACTCATCGTGCCTGGTTGCTGAGGTGCAGGGCGTGCGCACCATCATGGGCTTTACGAGCCGCGCCGGCGTGGGCGTTCGTGCCTCCGACGGTAAGCTGATGTGGCGCTACGAGCCAGTGAGCAATCGTGTCGCGAACATCGCCACACCAATCATCCACGACGACAAGGTCTTCTACACCTCTGCCTACGATACCGGTGGTGCGCTGCTCGGTTTGAAGGCCGAGAACGGTGAAGTTCGTGCCGAAGAGGTCTATTTCAGCCGCGACATGCAGAATCATCACGGCGGGGTCGTGCTCGTAGATGGGTACCTCTACGGCTTCTCGAACATGATTCTCACCAGCATGGAGTTCGCGACCGGCAAGACCATGTGGCGGGATCGCAGTGTCGGCAAGGGTACGCTCACCTATGCGGATGGCCATCTCTACCTATTCGGCGAGAACAATGTCGTTGGCCTGGCCGAAGCCACGCCCAAGGGCTACAACGAGAAAGGCCGCTTCGAAGTTGCCGACCAGGGCCTCCCGAGCTGGTCGCACCCGGTCGTGGTCGGCGGGAAGCTCTACATCCGTAACCAGGGAACGCTGGCCGCCTACGAGATCAAGGCCGGTTCGTGA
- a CDS encoding RNA-binding protein translates to MARKLYVGNLPYDTGEQDLHALFGTVGTVESVSVMRDMATGRARGFAFVEMTTEEEAQNAISQLDNHELGGRNLTVNEARPKPQGSGGFGGGGGSRRRSEPRW, encoded by the coding sequence ATGGCTCGAAAACTGTACGTCGGCAACCTGCCCTATGACACGGGCGAACAAGATCTCCATGCCCTGTTTGGGACCGTTGGCACCGTCGAATCGGTCAGCGTCATGCGCGACATGGCCACCGGCCGTGCGCGCGGCTTCGCCTTCGTCGAAATGACCACGGAGGAAGAGGCTCAGAACGCCATCAGTCAGCTCGACAACCATGAGCTGGGTGGCCGGAATCTCACGGTCAATGAGGCACGTCCGAAGCCGCAGGGCTCGGGCGGGTTCGGCGGAGGCGGCGGCAGCCGCCGGCGCTCCGAACCGCGCTGGTAG
- a CDS encoding DNA mismatch repair protein MutS, with the protein MPSADPAAEYTHRLDARRVALTLQEKRHITVGNYRLLIVVIGVAMAIAAFAADAFSGWWLVVPAVLVWWLGGRLQRAETERAKLARAVTFYDRGLARIDGRWAGTGESGARFLDEHHPYTLDLDIFGDASLFELLSTARTRMGEETLAGWLRGPAPPEEVRARQEAIAELGPRLDLREDIAVVGESARAGVHPEALAAWGERPPILTRSPFRAVAWVVSALGALVVLTLIASIFAPVETLDELPEDVVPTVRAASLLIVMTVIAILWRFKRRTDRIISEAQAAAQDLELLAGVLDRLEAESFRAPHLARLRAELDIEGDPPSRRIAQLNRLMDLLDSRHNMIVALLAPLVLFDLHLAYALEDWRQTSGPAMRRWLNAVGDIEALSSLAAYRYEHPQDVFPELVQEWPCFDGEAVSHPLLAEKVAVPNDVHIGDLTGHPSELAKSARQVLVVSGSNMSGKSTLLRTVGVNAVLAQAGAPVRARRLQLSPLNVGASIRLQDSLQEGTSRFYAEITKLRQIMDTAGSRPPVLFLIDEFLHGTNSHDRRIGAEAIVRGLVRRHAIGLVTTHDLALAHIADALGARGANVHFQDHLEDGRMHFDYRLRAGVVEKSNAIELMRSVGLEV; encoded by the coding sequence ATGCCTTCTGCCGATCCAGCCGCGGAGTACACGCACCGTCTCGACGCGCGTCGCGTTGCCCTGACTTTGCAAGAGAAGCGGCACATCACGGTCGGTAACTACAGACTGCTCATCGTCGTCATCGGCGTAGCAATGGCCATCGCCGCCTTTGCGGCGGACGCCTTCTCCGGCTGGTGGCTGGTCGTTCCAGCGGTGCTGGTGTGGTGGCTCGGCGGGCGATTGCAGCGGGCCGAGACGGAGCGCGCCAAGCTCGCCCGTGCCGTGACGTTCTACGACCGGGGGCTGGCGCGCATCGACGGCCGCTGGGCGGGCACGGGCGAGAGCGGTGCTCGCTTTCTCGACGAGCATCATCCTTACACGCTGGACCTGGACATCTTCGGCGATGCATCCCTCTTCGAGCTCCTCTCGACGGCGCGGACCCGAATGGGCGAGGAAACATTGGCCGGATGGCTCCGCGGGCCGGCGCCGCCCGAGGAGGTTCGAGCACGCCAAGAGGCGATCGCAGAGCTCGGACCGCGACTCGACTTGCGCGAAGATATTGCGGTTGTCGGCGAGAGCGCGCGCGCCGGCGTGCATCCCGAGGCGCTGGCCGCGTGGGGCGAGCGGCCGCCGATCCTCACACGCTCTCCATTTCGCGCGGTCGCGTGGGTGGTCTCCGCTCTGGGAGCGCTCGTCGTCCTGACGCTGATTGCGTCGATTTTCGCGCCGGTCGAAACGCTCGACGAGCTGCCCGAGGATGTGGTGCCTACTGTACGCGCAGCCTCCTTGCTCATCGTCATGACCGTTATCGCGATCCTCTGGCGCTTCAAGAGACGGACCGACCGGATCATCTCCGAAGCCCAGGCGGCCGCGCAGGACCTCGAGCTGTTGGCAGGCGTGCTCGACAGGTTGGAAGCGGAGAGCTTCCGCGCGCCGCATTTGGCCCGGCTTCGCGCCGAGCTCGACATCGAAGGGGATCCGCCTTCGCGGCGCATTGCACAGCTTAACCGCCTGATGGACCTGCTCGATTCACGCCACAACATGATTGTTGCGCTCCTTGCACCGCTCGTGCTCTTCGATCTTCATCTCGCCTACGCTCTCGAGGATTGGCGGCAGACTTCGGGGCCGGCCATGCGACGCTGGCTGAACGCGGTTGGCGATATCGAGGCGCTCTCGTCGCTGGCGGCATACCGCTACGAGCACCCACAAGACGTGTTTCCAGAGCTCGTTCAGGAGTGGCCTTGCTTCGATGGCGAAGCAGTGAGCCACCCACTGCTGGCCGAGAAGGTGGCGGTTCCCAACGACGTGCACATCGGTGACCTCACGGGGCATCCGTCCGAGCTCGCCAAGAGCGCCCGCCAAGTGCTCGTCGTGTCCGGCTCCAACATGTCGGGTAAGAGCACATTGCTCCGGACCGTTGGTGTGAACGCGGTGTTGGCGCAAGCGGGCGCACCCGTGAGGGCGCGGCGACTGCAGCTATCCCCATTGAACGTCGGCGCGTCTATCCGGCTCCAGGATTCGCTTCAGGAAGGCACATCCCGTTTCTACGCGGAGATCACCAAGCTACGACAGATCATGGACACGGCCGGAAGCCGCCCGCCCGTGTTGTTCCTGATCGATGAGTTCCTCCACGGCACCAACTCACACGATCGCCGGATCGGTGCCGAGGCGATCGTCCGCGGCCTCGTGCGCCGCCACGCGATTGGACTCGTGACCACGCACGATTTGGCACTCGCGCATATCGCCGACGCTCTCGGAGCCCGGGGCGCCAACGTGCATTTCCAGGACCATTTGGAAGACGGCCGGATGCACTTCGACTACCGCCTGCGGGCAGGCGTGGTCGAAAAGAGCAATGCGATCGAGTTGATGAGATCCGTCGGACTAGAAGTGTAG